The following coding sequences lie in one Gemmatimonadota bacterium genomic window:
- the lipB gene encoding lipoyl(octanoyl) transferase LipB has translation MSGRPLEVRKLGVVPYDRALALQDEFVRRRRADEIPDQLLLLEHPHVITLGSGALAEHVLADSVRREELGITLAHTGRGGDVTYHGPGQLVGYPILDLNPDRRDVHRYLRDLEEVLIRLLAGYGIESGRVRGKTGVWTSGGKIAAIGVRVSSGWITSHGFALNVSTDLAYFGTIVPCGIPGEPVTSLEAILGRPLSADEAASRTAERFAEVFERDLHDTEDEA, from the coding sequence ATGAGCGGACGGCCCCTCGAGGTCCGAAAGCTGGGCGTCGTTCCTTACGACCGGGCACTCGCGCTTCAGGACGAGTTCGTTCGGCGCCGGCGCGCGGACGAGATTCCGGACCAGCTCCTCCTTCTCGAGCACCCGCACGTCATCACCCTGGGTTCGGGCGCGCTCGCCGAACACGTTCTCGCGGATTCCGTCCGTAGGGAAGAGCTCGGCATCACCCTCGCGCACACGGGGCGCGGCGGGGATGTCACCTACCACGGACCCGGCCAGCTCGTCGGTTATCCGATCCTCGATCTGAATCCGGACCGCAGGGACGTCCACCGGTACCTTCGCGATCTCGAAGAAGTCCTCATTCGACTCCTGGCCGGGTACGGCATCGAGTCGGGGCGGGTGAGGGGAAAAACCGGAGTCTGGACGTCCGGCGGAAAAATTGCCGCGATCGGAGTGCGGGTCTCGTCCGGGTGGATCACCTCGCACGGGTTCGCGTTGAACGTCTCCACGGACCTCGCCTACTTCGGGACGATCGTGCCGTGCGGGATTCCAGGCGAGCCGGTCACATCGCTGGAAGCGATCCTGGGGCGCCCCCTCTCCGCGGACGAGGCGGCGAGTCGAACGGCGGAGCGATTCGCCGAGGTCTTCGAACGCGACCTCCACGACACCGAGGACGAAGCCTAG
- a CDS encoding ribonuclease H, with the protein MSPTAPPSNSGAQAPLETDVIVHADESCLGNQFVGRDNPGGAAGLVEVRSGERWIPKDFWISERATTNNRMALRSAIASLRELDRPSRVRFVSDSEYLVKGMREWLPGWKARGWRRKGGRIENLELWQELDAVAQRHSVSWEWVRGHAGHPRNEYANELATRAAADQTTSDGFVESGFSAWLEKTSRANR; encoded by the coding sequence ATGAGCCCGACGGCCCCGCCTTCGAATTCCGGCGCGCAGGCGCCCCTCGAAACCGACGTGATCGTACACGCGGACGAATCGTGCCTGGGAAACCAGTTCGTGGGGCGCGACAATCCAGGCGGCGCGGCGGGACTCGTCGAGGTGCGCTCCGGCGAGCGTTGGATCCCGAAGGATTTCTGGATCTCCGAACGCGCCACGACCAACAACCGGATGGCCCTCCGCAGCGCGATCGCCAGCCTTCGCGAGCTCGACCGTCCATCTCGCGTTCGCTTCGTCTCCGATTCGGAATACCTCGTGAAGGGAATGCGTGAGTGGCTTCCCGGATGGAAGGCGCGGGGGTGGCGCCGGAAAGGCGGCAGAATCGAGAACCTCGAACTCTGGCAGGAACTCGACGCGGTCGCGCAGCGTCATTCGGTTTCATGGGAGTGGGTCCGTGGACACGCGGGTCATCCCAGGAACGAATACGCAAACGAACTCGCGACCCGCGCCGCTGCCGATCAGACGACCTCCGACGGATTCGTGGAGAGCGGGTTCTCCGCCTGGCTCGAAAAAACGTCACGCGCCAATCGCTGA
- the carA gene encoding glutamine-hydrolyzing carbamoyl-phosphate synthase small subunit translates to MSRAGERSPTYLLLEDGRRFEGASLGAPGVALGEVVFNTAMTGYQEVLTDPSYTGQLVTMTYPLIGNYGVNDEDRESEAPTVAGFIVREASRMFSSWRATGGLTDYLSQHGIVGITDLDTRALTRHLRDRGAMRGGIAPVDLPEEELQRKIQAHPMMEGLDLACGVSTTERYEVPAVGEERFHVLAYDFGVKAHSPKLLAERGCRVTIIPSDTPVEEVMAENPDGLFVSNGPGDPSAVKTAAESILQLAGAGIPVFGICLGHQLIARAFGAETYKLPFGHHGANHPVRAVDRDRVEITSQNHGFAVEVAEDGTIPGAPDLRPTHLNLYDGTLEGMEHTSLPVFSVQYHPEAAPGPHDSRYLFDRFTRLMEECRAAGSGKGRARG, encoded by the coding sequence GTGTCCAGAGCCGGCGAGCGCTCACCGACGTACCTCCTCCTGGAGGATGGACGCCGCTTCGAGGGTGCCTCCCTCGGCGCCCCGGGAGTTGCGCTCGGCGAGGTCGTTTTCAACACTGCGATGACCGGCTACCAGGAAGTCCTGACCGACCCCTCTTATACCGGACAGCTGGTGACGATGACCTACCCGCTCATCGGGAACTACGGGGTGAACGACGAGGATCGCGAGTCGGAGGCGCCGACGGTGGCCGGCTTCATCGTCCGCGAGGCGTCCCGGATGTTTTCGTCCTGGCGCGCCACCGGCGGCCTGACGGACTACCTCTCCCAGCACGGAATCGTGGGGATCACCGACCTGGACACGCGGGCCCTGACCAGGCACCTCCGTGATCGAGGAGCGATGCGGGGTGGAATCGCCCCCGTAGATCTCCCCGAAGAAGAGCTCCAACGGAAAATCCAGGCGCATCCCATGATGGAAGGACTGGACCTCGCGTGCGGGGTCTCCACGACCGAGCGATACGAGGTTCCCGCCGTCGGGGAGGAGCGGTTCCACGTCCTCGCCTACGATTTCGGGGTGAAGGCGCATTCGCCCAAGCTTCTCGCGGAACGGGGTTGCCGCGTCACCATCATTCCGTCCGACACCCCCGTGGAAGAGGTGATGGCCGAGAACCCGGACGGCCTCTTCGTTTCAAATGGGCCCGGCGATCCGTCCGCGGTGAAAACGGCTGCGGAATCCATCCTTCAGCTTGCGGGGGCGGGGATCCCCGTGTTCGGAATCTGCCTCGGCCACCAGCTCATCGCGCGCGCGTTCGGCGCCGAGACCTACAAGCTTCCGTTCGGACATCATGGCGCCAATCATCCGGTGCGCGCAGTGGACCGGGACCGCGTCGAGATCACGTCGCAGAATCATGGCTTCGCGGTCGAAGTCGCGGAGGACGGGACGATCCCGGGGGCCCCCGACCTACGCCCCACGCACCTGAATCTCTACGACGGGACCCTCGAGGGCATGGAACACACGTCGCTCCCCGTCTTTTCCGTCCAGTACCACCCCGAGGCGGCTCCCGGGCCGCACGACTCGCGCTACCTGTTCGATCGCTTCACTCGTCTCATGGAGGAGTGCCGCGCGGCGGGCTCCGGGAAGGGTCGCGCTCGGGGTTGA
- a CDS encoding HU family DNA-binding protein gives MTKADLVEQVAEAIGPGVTKKDCALVVDGFLNAVKLALAQGENIEIRGFGTFKVRERRARKARNPRTGDSVKVPSRHVPVFKPSKQLRSRVSAKAVSRRG, from the coding sequence ATGACGAAAGCGGACCTGGTGGAGCAGGTGGCCGAGGCAATCGGGCCCGGCGTCACGAAGAAAGATTGTGCCCTCGTCGTGGACGGCTTTCTGAACGCGGTAAAGCTGGCGCTCGCGCAGGGCGAGAACATCGAAATCCGGGGATTCGGCACCTTCAAGGTGCGGGAGCGGAGGGCGCGGAAGGCGCGGAACCCGCGGACCGGAGACTCGGTGAAGGTCCCCTCGCGACATGTGCCGGTCTTCAAGCCGTCGAAGCAACTGAGGAGCCGAGTCTCCGCCAAGGCCGTATCGCGCCGGGGTTAA
- a CDS encoding sigma-70 family RNA polymerase sigma factor: MDRHQGVVYRFLLGFLKDEDRAADATQDTFLKALDRLGGFRGESSFRTWLLAIARNEALGTIRSHSRRKEEALTDAEGLADGELAPDQRAVREEELRRIRGALDRLPEKQRLSVALRLFDGLSFREVAEIIGSTEGAARVNYHYGIGRLREWLHDEPR, from the coding sequence GTGGACCGCCATCAAGGGGTGGTGTATCGGTTCCTCCTCGGCTTTTTGAAGGACGAAGACAGAGCCGCGGACGCGACTCAGGACACCTTTCTCAAGGCACTTGACCGCCTCGGGGGGTTTCGGGGCGAATCGAGCTTCCGGACGTGGCTCCTGGCGATCGCGCGAAACGAGGCCTTGGGCACGATTCGGAGCCACTCGCGGCGGAAAGAGGAAGCGCTCACCGACGCGGAGGGTCTCGCGGACGGAGAGTTGGCTCCGGACCAGAGGGCCGTCCGGGAGGAGGAGCTGCGGCGGATTCGGGGCGCCCTGGACCGACTCCCCGAGAAGCAGCGCCTGAGCGTCGCCCTGAGGCTGTTCGACGGGCTGAGCTTTCGAGAGGTGGCCGAGATCATCGGATCCACCGAGGGTGCAGCTCGGGTGAACTACCACTATGGCATCGGACGATTGCGGGAGTGGCTACATGACGAACCGCGATGA
- a CDS encoding zf-HC2 domain-containing protein, giving the protein MTNRDEGDLMNDRFRSSEDMDCGSVRDLLPLSLLRVLPSEEARLVEAHLQSCKECRDEGIFLTRLQSARSEPPPGLHRQIVGSLAKGRRSFGKIWGWGVPAVAAVIALALGLGTVLNQRPSNEEIWSLALQPEAPAEWLGENWMVAGAPMLHALSDEVLREVLEELDP; this is encoded by the coding sequence ATGACGAACCGCGATGAGGGGGACCTTATGAACGACCGGTTCCGTTCGAGCGAAGACATGGATTGCGGCTCGGTCCGGGATCTTCTTCCGCTGAGCCTTCTCCGCGTTCTTCCCTCGGAAGAGGCGCGCCTCGTGGAGGCCCACCTCCAGTCCTGTAAGGAGTGCAGGGACGAGGGGATTTTCCTCACACGGCTCCAGAGTGCGCGGAGCGAACCCCCGCCGGGGCTCCATCGCCAAATCGTGGGCTCGCTCGCGAAAGGCCGTCGGAGTTTCGGGAAGATCTGGGGGTGGGGTGTCCCCGCTGTGGCTGCCGTCATCGCGCTCGCTCTCGGTCTGGGCACCGTCCTCAATCAACGCCCATCAAACGAAGAGATCTGGTCCCTCGCACTTCAACCCGAAGCTCCTGCCGAGTGGCTCGGCGAAAACTGGATGGTAGCCGGGGCGCCCATGCTCCACGCCCTCTCGGACGAGGTCTTGCGGGAAGTGCTCGAGGAGCTCGATCCATGA
- the mdh gene encoding malate dehydrogenase, translating into MRKITVVGAGHVGATSAQRLAEMELAREVVLIDVVEGIPQGKALDQWESAPVEGFDTRVTGATDYGAAAGSEIVIVTAGVARKPGMSRDDLLKTNAGIVRAVSTEIARVAPDSIIIMVSNPLDVMSYVAMETTGFPRKRVLGMAGVLDTARFRSFIAMELDVSVEDIQALVLGGHGDTMVPLVSYTSVSGIPLAQLLPKDRIEALIERTRNGGAEIVSFLKTGSAYYAPSSAAVQMAEAIAKDKRRILPCAAYLEGEYGQKGIFLGVPCKLGEGGLQGVIEVELTDQERFELEKSAESVRSTMAALG; encoded by the coding sequence ATGCGGAAGATCACCGTCGTGGGCGCCGGGCACGTCGGCGCCACGAGCGCGCAGCGGTTGGCGGAGATGGAGCTCGCGCGAGAGGTCGTTCTGATCGACGTGGTGGAAGGGATCCCGCAGGGAAAGGCCCTCGATCAGTGGGAGAGCGCCCCAGTGGAGGGATTCGACACCCGGGTCACGGGCGCAACGGATTACGGGGCCGCTGCAGGATCGGAAATCGTCATCGTCACGGCGGGTGTCGCCCGCAAGCCAGGGATGAGCCGGGACGACCTCCTCAAGACAAACGCGGGAATCGTTCGAGCGGTCTCGACCGAAATTGCACGCGTTGCCCCGGACTCGATCATCATCATGGTGTCGAATCCTCTCGACGTCATGTCTTACGTGGCCATGGAGACTACCGGCTTCCCCCGGAAGCGCGTTCTCGGCATGGCCGGCGTCCTGGACACCGCACGGTTTCGCTCCTTCATCGCGATGGAGTTGGACGTGAGTGTCGAAGATATCCAGGCGCTGGTGCTCGGCGGCCACGGCGACACGATGGTCCCGCTCGTGAGCTACACATCGGTCAGCGGAATTCCCTTGGCCCAACTCCTCCCGAAGGACCGGATCGAAGCTCTCATCGAGCGGACCCGGAATGGGGGCGCTGAAATCGTGAGCTTTCTGAAGACCGGGAGCGCATATTACGCTCCCTCCTCGGCCGCTGTGCAGATGGCGGAAGCGATCGCGAAGGACAAGCGCCGGATTCTTCCCTGCGCCGCCTACCTCGAGGGGGAATACGGCCAGAAGGGGATTTTTCTCGGGGTGCCCTGCAAGCTGGGCGAGGGCGGCCTCCAGGGAGTGATCGAGGTGGAGTTGACGGACCAGGAGCGCTTCGAGCTGGAGAAGAGCGCGGAGTCCGTCCGGTCCACGATGGCCGCCCTGGGATGA
- a CDS encoding succinate dehydrogenase cytochrome b subunit, producing the protein MHRVIALYGSSVGKKLWMAVTGVFLFGFTLLHMLGNLKAFHGREAFDAYAEFIREVGYPLLPHYGLLWTLRLALLAAVTVHVVAATQLWRQSKGARTHGYTKLQPQTFSYASRTMRFGGVIVLAFVGYHLLHMTTGTVHPDFVAGSAYNNLVIGFQSYPVAAFYLIAVGALCVHLYHGIWSAFATAGIENPRIERVRRPIAAVLAWGLFLGYALVPLSVLAGVVNLEG; encoded by the coding sequence ATGCACCGGGTGATCGCCCTCTACGGTTCATCGGTCGGAAAGAAGCTCTGGATGGCCGTGACCGGAGTCTTCCTGTTTGGCTTCACCCTCCTGCACATGCTCGGGAATCTGAAGGCCTTTCACGGGAGAGAGGCTTTCGACGCATACGCCGAGTTCATCCGTGAGGTGGGGTACCCCCTCCTCCCGCATTACGGGCTCCTCTGGACGCTCCGCCTGGCGCTCCTCGCCGCCGTAACCGTTCATGTGGTGGCCGCGACCCAGCTCTGGCGCCAGAGCAAGGGCGCGCGCACGCATGGGTACACGAAGCTCCAGCCGCAGACCTTCTCGTACGCGTCTCGCACGATGCGCTTCGGAGGGGTGATCGTTCTCGCCTTCGTCGGTTATCACCTGCTTCACATGACGACGGGGACGGTCCATCCGGATTTTGTCGCGGGATCGGCGTACAACAACCTCGTCATCGGCTTCCAGTCCTATCCTGTGGCCGCTTTTTACCTGATCGCGGTGGGTGCGCTCTGCGTCCACCTCTACCACGGGATTTGGAGCGCTTTCGCGACGGCGGGAATCGAAAACCCCCGCATCGAGAGGGTGCGGCGACCGATCGCCGCGGTCCTCGCGTGGGGACTCTTCCTCGGCTACGCCCTGGTGCCGCTTTCCGTGCTGGCTGGCGTCGTGAACCTCGAGGGGTGA
- a CDS encoding fumarate reductase/succinate dehydrogenase flavoprotein subunit, translating to MELNPRVPEGPIAEKWSRRRFEMKLVNPANKRKYEVIVVGTGLAGASAAATMGELGYRVRAFTFHDSARRAHSIAAQGGINAAKNYQADGDSIQRLFKDTVKGGDFRSREANVYRLAELSLNIIDQAVAQGVPFAREYGGHLANRSFGGAQVSRTFYARGQTGQQLLLGAYQALERQVAAGTVKLHTRAEMLDVVVAGGRARGIVIRDLVSGKIEGVAADAVVLATGGYANAFFLSTNAKACNVTAIWRAHRRGAGFANPCFTQIHPTCIPLSGEYQSKLTLMSESLRNDGRIWVPKKKGDDRRPSEIPEEERDYYLERMYPSFGNLSPRDIASRRAKEMVDAGHGVGPLRNGVYLDFRDVIERAGRRTVSDRYENLFAMYEKITGEDPFEVPMRIYPAPHYTMGGLWVDYDLMTTIPGLFAIGEANFSDHGANRLGASALMQGLADGYFVAPLTVGNYLADAPRSGTGPDDGSFRAAVGEVEALQDRLLSVNGSRTVDSYHQELGRLMWDQCGMSRNEAGLREAVGRIPELREEFWKNVRVPGSAGTLNQSLEKAGRVADFLEFAEVICRDALARNESCGAHYREEHTTEDGEARRDDDNFAHAAVWEWRGSGTEPLRHTEPLDFAEVPLARRSYK from the coding sequence TTGGAGCTGAACCCACGGGTGCCCGAGGGGCCGATCGCGGAGAAGTGGTCTCGCCGCCGATTCGAGATGAAGCTCGTGAACCCCGCGAACAAGCGGAAATACGAGGTCATCGTCGTGGGCACTGGGCTCGCGGGCGCGTCGGCCGCGGCCACGATGGGTGAGCTCGGATATCGGGTCCGGGCCTTCACCTTCCACGATTCCGCGCGCCGGGCGCATTCGATCGCGGCGCAGGGGGGGATCAACGCCGCGAAGAACTACCAGGCGGACGGCGACTCCATCCAGCGGCTCTTCAAGGACACGGTGAAGGGCGGCGATTTCCGCTCACGGGAGGCAAACGTGTATCGTCTCGCTGAGCTGTCGCTGAACATCATAGACCAGGCCGTCGCCCAGGGCGTGCCCTTCGCGCGGGAGTACGGGGGCCATCTCGCAAACCGCTCATTTGGAGGGGCGCAGGTTTCCAGAACGTTTTACGCGCGGGGCCAGACGGGGCAGCAGCTCCTCCTCGGGGCCTACCAGGCATTGGAGCGGCAGGTGGCGGCCGGCACCGTGAAGCTCCACACTCGCGCTGAGATGCTCGATGTGGTCGTGGCCGGCGGACGGGCACGGGGCATCGTCATCCGGGATCTCGTGTCCGGGAAAATCGAAGGGGTCGCAGCCGACGCGGTAGTCCTCGCCACGGGTGGATATGCGAACGCCTTTTTCCTTTCGACCAACGCAAAGGCGTGCAACGTCACCGCGATCTGGCGAGCGCACCGTCGCGGCGCGGGATTTGCAAATCCCTGCTTCACGCAGATCCATCCCACTTGTATTCCGTTGTCGGGCGAGTATCAGTCCAAGCTCACCCTCATGAGCGAGTCGCTCCGGAATGACGGGCGGATTTGGGTCCCCAAGAAGAAGGGAGATGACCGTCGCCCCAGCGAGATCCCGGAAGAGGAGCGCGACTATTACCTCGAGCGGATGTATCCCTCCTTCGGCAACCTCTCTCCGCGGGATATCGCGTCGCGTCGCGCCAAGGAGATGGTGGACGCCGGGCACGGCGTAGGCCCGCTCAGAAATGGGGTCTATCTCGACTTCCGCGACGTCATCGAAAGGGCGGGACGCCGGACGGTCTCCGATCGATACGAAAACCTCTTCGCCATGTATGAGAAGATCACGGGCGAGGACCCGTTCGAGGTCCCGATGCGGATCTATCCGGCGCCGCACTATACGATGGGTGGGCTCTGGGTGGACTACGACCTGATGACTACGATCCCCGGGCTGTTCGCCATCGGAGAAGCCAACTTCTCCGATCACGGGGCGAACCGACTCGGTGCGAGTGCCCTCATGCAGGGGCTCGCGGACGGGTACTTCGTCGCTCCGCTGACGGTGGGAAACTACCTCGCCGATGCGCCGCGTTCGGGGACGGGCCCGGACGATGGGTCCTTCCGCGCCGCGGTGGGCGAAGTCGAGGCGCTCCAGGATCGCCTCCTCTCCGTGAATGGCTCGCGCACGGTGGACTCGTACCACCAGGAGCTCGGCCGTCTCATGTGGGACCAGTGCGGAATGTCCCGGAATGAAGCGGGGCTCCGCGAAGCCGTAGGCCGGATTCCGGAACTTCGGGAGGAGTTCTGGAAAAACGTGCGGGTCCCGGGGTCCGCCGGCACGCTAAACCAGTCTCTCGAGAAGGCGGGGCGGGTCGCGGACTTTCTCGAGTTCGCCGAAGTGATTTGCCGAGACGCTCTCGCCCGCAACGAATCGTGCGGCGCGCACTACCGAGAGGAGCACACTACCGAAGACGGCGAAGCGAGAAGGGACGACGACAACTTCGCGCACGCGGCCGTCTGGGAGTGGCGGGGTTCCGGCACGGAGCCGCTTCGCCATACGGAGCCTCTCGATTTCGCCGAAGTCCCCCTCGCTCGGAGGAGCTACAAGTGA
- a CDS encoding succinate dehydrogenase/fumarate reductase iron-sulfur subunit encodes MKLTLNVWRQAARGAAGDFERHEAGNISPDMSFLDMLDLVNEKITCGGGEPIAFEHDCREGICGSCGMMINGIPHGPNKLTTACQLHMRSFADGDELWVEPWRADAFPVLRDLVVDRTPFDRIIEAGGYISVRTGSAPEANATLVRKPDADKAFDAAACIGCGACVAACPNASAMLFTAAKAAHLSYLPQGQAERGSRALSMVTAHDEEGFGNCTNHGACQEACPKGISVRYIARLNRDLVRAVLSGVGMDQESSAGE; translated from the coding sequence GTGAAGCTGACTCTGAACGTCTGGAGGCAGGCGGCACGGGGGGCCGCGGGGGACTTCGAGCGGCACGAGGCGGGCAACATCTCGCCCGACATGTCCTTTCTCGACATGCTCGACCTCGTGAACGAGAAAATCACTTGCGGCGGTGGTGAGCCGATCGCCTTCGAACACGACTGCCGCGAAGGGATCTGCGGATCGTGCGGGATGATGATCAACGGAATCCCACATGGGCCAAACAAGCTGACCACCGCCTGCCAGCTTCACATGCGGTCTTTCGCCGACGGTGACGAGCTCTGGGTGGAGCCGTGGCGGGCGGATGCTTTTCCGGTCCTGCGAGATCTGGTCGTGGACCGCACCCCCTTCGACCGAATCATCGAAGCGGGAGGATACATCTCGGTCCGGACGGGGAGCGCGCCGGAGGCGAACGCCACCCTCGTTCGCAAGCCGGATGCCGACAAGGCATTCGACGCGGCGGCCTGCATCGGGTGCGGGGCCTGCGTGGCGGCCTGCCCGAACGCTTCCGCGATGCTCTTCACCGCGGCGAAGGCGGCCCACCTGTCGTATCTCCCGCAGGGCCAGGCCGAGCGGGGCTCGCGGGCTCTCTCGATGGTGACTGCGCACGACGAGGAAGGGTTCGGGAACTGTACGAATCACGGGGCCTGCCAGGAGGCGTGCCCGAAGGGGATCAGCGTGCGTTATATCGCACGCCTGAATCGGGACCTGGTGAGGGCGGTATTGTCCGGCGTCGGGATGGACCAGGAATCGTCCGCGGGAGAGTAA
- a CDS encoding CPXCG motif-containing cysteine-rich protein yields the protein MDTEGANCPYCGESVEVLVDRSGGTRQTFVEDCPICCRPWQVHAERDSTGQWYVELRTLDE from the coding sequence ATGGACACCGAAGGGGCCAACTGTCCCTACTGCGGCGAATCGGTCGAGGTGCTCGTGGATCGCTCCGGGGGCACCCGCCAAACTTTTGTCGAAGATTGCCCGATCTGCTGCCGGCCGTGGCAGGTCCACGCGGAACGCGATTCCACCGGCCAATGGTACGTCGAACTCAGGACGCTCGACGAATAA
- a CDS encoding DEAD/DEAH box helicase — protein MSFSTLGLHPTLVRATEALGFTQPTPIQSQAIPAALDGKDILASAVTGSGKTAAFLLPVLQQLMERPRGTTKALILAPTRELALQILDDFGGLARGTGVRAAAVHGGVGMGPQEKAFRTGVDVIVATPGRLLDHFQQHYAALTSIEILVLDEADRMLDMGFLPDIRRVLRHIPTPKQTLFFSATMPAPIEALTREMLTSPVRIALQRKAAPAQGVTQAVYPVPASLKANLLVELLCRNKMKEALVFTRTKHRADRLMKVLNRAGISAERIHGNRSQAQRTKALAGFKAGDIRVLVATDLMARGIDVEALGHVVNFDVPAVPDDYIHRVGRTARAEAVGDAFTLVAPEEEEDLGRIERAVGRKLPRMHLENFSYAAAAEPPLEVPRGERIAAIRARKSQDRARAAAKTARETAASAAAPSRTPRRRPFRGGR, from the coding sequence TTGTCGTTTTCCACACTCGGGTTACACCCCACGCTCGTTCGGGCCACTGAGGCCCTTGGTTTTACCCAGCCCACTCCGATTCAGTCCCAAGCGATTCCAGCCGCCCTCGACGGGAAAGACATCCTCGCGAGCGCCGTGACCGGAAGCGGGAAAACCGCCGCCTTCCTTCTTCCCGTGCTACAGCAGCTCATGGAGCGCCCCCGCGGCACGACGAAAGCCCTGATCCTCGCGCCGACGCGAGAGCTCGCGCTCCAGATCCTGGACGACTTCGGCGGTCTCGCGCGCGGCACCGGAGTCCGCGCCGCGGCGGTCCATGGGGGTGTCGGAATGGGCCCCCAGGAAAAGGCGTTCCGCACGGGAGTCGATGTCATCGTCGCCACTCCGGGACGGCTGCTCGATCACTTCCAGCAACACTACGCGGCGCTCACGTCCATCGAGATCCTCGTCCTTGACGAGGCCGATCGAATGCTCGACATGGGTTTTCTTCCCGATATTCGGCGCGTCCTTCGTCACATCCCGACACCCAAGCAGACTCTCTTCTTCAGCGCGACGATGCCTGCCCCGATCGAAGCGCTGACGCGCGAGATGCTCACGAGTCCCGTGCGCATCGCCCTTCAGCGGAAGGCTGCGCCCGCCCAAGGTGTGACCCAGGCAGTGTATCCGGTTCCTGCATCGCTGAAGGCGAATCTGCTCGTCGAGCTCCTCTGTCGAAACAAGATGAAGGAGGCGCTCGTCTTCACGCGCACGAAACATCGCGCAGATCGCTTGATGAAGGTCCTCAACCGCGCCGGCATCTCCGCGGAGCGAATCCACGGGAATCGCTCACAGGCGCAGCGGACGAAGGCACTCGCCGGCTTCAAAGCCGGTGATATCCGTGTCCTGGTGGCAACCGATCTGATGGCCCGCGGCATCGATGTCGAGGCGCTCGGCCACGTCGTGAACTTCGACGTCCCCGCGGTCCCCGACGACTACATCCACCGCGTGGGACGCACGGCGCGTGCGGAAGCCGTGGGTGATGCCTTCACGCTCGTAGCGCCGGAGGAGGAGGAAGATCTCGGCCGGATCGAGCGAGCAGTCGGAAGAAAGCTTCCCCGCATGCACCTCGAGAACTTTTCCTACGCGGCGGCGGCCGAACCGCCTCTCGAGGTTCCCCGCGGCGAACGCATCGCGGCGATTCGGGCGAGAAAGTCGCAGGATCGCGCCCGCGCGGCGGCGAAAACCGCCCGGGAGACCGCAGCATCGGCCGCCGCGCCGTCTCGCACGCCCCGGCGTCGCCCCTTCCGAGGGGGTCGCTGA
- a CDS encoding DUF4382 domain-containing protein, with protein MDAFAVGCASDPNGPRGDGTIQVLLTDFPLEAIESAEVTISRIYLTGGGEGHVDLFNGPEEPHQMELLDLQNGVTLDLTGEVPIPEGSYGQLRFVVDEARLALADGYTFAGGASDIELTVPSGFYRVILHGEEDEEDDSGSVVIEGGETTVVLVDFDVAASFVFQGPLESPIGVLFKPVLMQLP; from the coding sequence TTGGATGCCTTCGCGGTCGGGTGCGCCTCGGACCCGAATGGCCCACGGGGAGACGGAACGATCCAAGTTCTTCTCACGGACTTCCCCCTCGAAGCGATCGAATCGGCCGAAGTCACCATCTCTCGGATTTATCTGACGGGAGGAGGAGAAGGCCATGTGGACCTGTTCAATGGTCCGGAGGAACCGCATCAGATGGAACTCCTCGACCTCCAGAATGGAGTGACCCTCGATCTCACGGGCGAGGTCCCCATCCCCGAGGGAAGCTACGGGCAACTTCGCTTCGTCGTGGATGAGGCGCGGCTCGCCTTGGCCGATGGTTACACCTTCGCAGGTGGAGCATCCGACATCGAGCTCACAGTTCCGTCGGGATTCTATCGCGTGATCCTTCACGGAGAGGAAGACGAAGAAGATGACAGTGGGAGTGTCGTGATCGAGGGGGGAGAAACCACCGTCGTGCTCGTGGACTTCGATGTGGCCGCCAGCTTCGTGTTCCAGGGCCCGCTGGAGAGTCCGATCGGCGTGCTCTTCAAGCCCGTGCTCATGCAGCTTCCCTGA